AATGACTTATTGTTGCATGTACTTTGTGCACGAGTGAAACAACTTTATTTCTAATTAATTGATTTTAATGTTTTTTATGTTTGTGGCGGAGGGCTGGAATCATCGTCGCCCTTTGGAACTTTCAAAAGAATTTTTATAAACCTCTTAGTTATTTGAATAAAAAAACAGCAAATAATTTACGCTTCCCTGAACGTTCTCTATCGGAGATTTCGGGGGGCATGAATGTCTATATGCTATGCATGTCTTTTGATGATGATTCATGATCTATTGATAAATTTTAAAAATATAAAATCCCCCTCCATTTTAAAATTCGTGTACCATACCCCCCCATAGTATAAGGAGGCCGCTATGCCACATTCCCCTGAAGACAAAAAACGCATTCTGACACGCGTCCGAAGGATCCGCGGTCAAACGGAGGCCATCGAGCGCGCACTGGAAAACGGCGATCCCTGCATCGCCATCCTGCAGCAAATCGCGGCGGTGCGCGGCGCGGCCAATGGCTTGATGGCCGAAATGATGGAAATCCACCTGAAAGACGAACTGGTCGCGGGGGAAACATCCGAAAATCAGCGTGCGGTACGCATGGCTGAAGTCGGGCATTTAATCCGCTCTTATCTAAAATAAAATCAATCTCACCTGACGACGGAAGAAGAACATGAAATCACGTGCAGCAGTGGCATTTGGTCCAGGCAAACCGCTTGAGATCGTTGAAATAGACGTAGCACCGCCGAAAAAGGGCGAAGTGCTGGTAAAAATCACTCATACCGGCGTTTGCCATACCGATGCCTTTACCTTATCCGGTGACGACCCGGAAGGCGTTTTCCCGGCTGTGCTTGGGCACGAAGGCGGCGGGGTTGTTGTTGAAGTGGGTGAGGGCGTGACCAGCCTGAAACCGGGCGACCACGTTATTCCTCTGTACACCGCAGAATGCGGCGAATGTAAGTTCTGTAAATCAGGCAAAACTAACCTCTGCCAGGCCGTTCGTGCCACCCAGGGTAAAGGCCTGATGCCTGATGGCACCACCCGTTTTTCTTACAACGGCGAGCCGATCTACCACTACATGGGCACCAGTACTTTCAGCGAATACACCGTAGTGGCTGAAATCTCTCTGGCAAAAGTTAACCCGCAGGCGCCGCTGGATAAAGTGTGCCTGTTAGGCTGCGGCGTCACGACCGGTATCGGTGCGGTGCACAACACGGCGAAAGTCAAAGAGGGCGATACCGTGGCGGTATTCGGCCTCGGCGGTATTGGTCTGGCCGTTATTCAGGGCGCGGTACAGGCGAAAGCCGGGCGCATTCTGGCTATCGACACCAACCCAGAGAAATTCAAACTGGCGACCGAAATGGGCGCGACCGATTGCATCAACCCGAAAGATCACGAGAAGCCTATCCAGGATGTGATTGTTGAACTGACCGACGGCGGCGTGGATTTCAGTTTTGAATGTATCGGTAACGTGAATGTTATGCGTTCCGCGCTGGAGTGCTGCCACAAAGGTTGGGGCGAAAGCGTGATTATTGGCGTTGCAGGCGCGGGGCAGGAAATCAAAACCCGTCCATTCCAGTTGGTGACGGGCCGCGTATGGCGTGGTTCAGCATTTGGCGGCGTGAAAGGGCGCACACAGTTGCCTGGCATGGTAGAAGACGCGATGGTCGGTAAAATCAACCTCGATCCGTTTATTACCCACCGCCTGCCGCTGGAGCAAATCAACGAGGCGTTTGATTTAATGCACGAAGGCAAATCAATTCGTACCGTTATCCATTTTGGCGACAAGTAACCGCTAAAATAACCCTTACTGATTCTTCTCTTGAGGCAATCAGTAAGGGCCTCTCTGTCTACAAATTTCTAACAAACTAAAGCTGGTAAGTCCCCGGACGCCTTTCTTTTACATAGTAGTGATGTTCGCGGAAATCAGCGGCGGAATCTTCGGCTGACTGGCGCAGTTCATCGCTATCCGCCTGATGGCGCAGCAGCATGTCAGCGCTTTTGACAATCAAATAGTCATGACCATGGGTCTGCGCGGTTGTTTGACCGGAAAACAAAGCCGCTCCAATCAGCAACAAAATTACACCCAGTTTTGACCTCAATTGTTTAACCATAGCCATCAACCTCATTAACGTGACGGGCACACTTTATAGATAATTCCTCATGGTTACTATTCAACTTTCAGAAAAAAAGCAAAAGAATTGTCAGCAATGTAAAAGAGGGAATCGTTAAGGTTTGGTTGACGATTGGTTAATAATTGATATGCGATGCTGCCGCGTTTTGTGGTGTAAATAACCACGGCAGCACGGCAAAAAAGAAGGATTAATGCGCGACTGATTTTGAGAAAAGATTAATAACGAGCACGCCCAGAATGATTAACGCCATCCCCGCGATCGCTGGCCAGTCGAGTTTTTGCCCCAGAAATATCCAGCCTACTGCGCCAATCAGCACAATCCCTGCGCCAGACCAAATGGCATAAATGATCCCGGTCGGGATGGTGCGCATGGTTATCGATAAACAGTAAAACGCCACGCCATAAAACAAAATAGTGGTGACGCTTGGCCATAACCGACTGAAGCCTTCAGAAAGTTTGAGTGATGTTGTGGCAATCACTTCGGCAACAATCGCCACAATTAACCAGATATACGTCATGTCATTTTCTCCCCTCGCTGTTCAGGCCGCCAATGTAAAGATCAAAGCCATTTCTGGCAAGAAATGTGAACGAATGCCACAAAAAATTCACGAATTTGTGTTGATTTTTTAATTCGAAAATACATGAAAAAGCAGTTTAAAACACTGCTTTTATTGCTTATGTCGCGATTTAAATGAGTTGTTTGCGGTCACTAAATGGTTTTATGTACTTTCAGGATTCATCTTGTTGTTTTATGATACCCGTAACATGTGGGGCCTGGTTTTTTTATTAGTCAGACCTCCTGTGGATGACTGAATTAGGATTCACATGTTCTCTGGAGTTAAAAATGGACTTGTTTGTTGATTACTTTTCAACCTGGCTCTATGGATTGAAAGTGATTGCCATTGCGCTGGCAATATTGATGTTAATTAGCGGAATTGATGACTTATTTATTGATATTGCCTACTGGACTCGTCGCCTCTGGCGCTCGGTGACGGTCTACCGCACTCACGATTATCTCGACTATAAAGCCCTTTACGAGCCGCAAGAAAAGGCGTTGGCGATAATGGTCCCCGCCTGGAATGAAACGGGTGTTATTGGTAACATGGCGCGTCTTGCGGCCAGCTCTCTGGATTACGAAAACTACCATATCTTCGTTGGCACCTATCCCAACGATCCGGACACTCAACGCGATGTTGACGAAGTCTGCGCGCGCTTTCCAAATGTTCACAAAGTCGTCTGTGCACGCCCCGGTCCCACCAGCAAAGCGGATTGCCTGAACAATATTCTCGACGCCATTTTGCAGTTTGAGCATAGCGCCCGTTTTAACTTCTCAGGCTTCATTCTTCACGATGCGGAAGACGTTATTTCTCCCCTCGAATTACGTCTTTTCAACTATTTGGTTGACCGTAAAGACTTAATTCAGATCCCGGTTTATCCGTTTGAGCGCTCATGGACCCACTTCACAAGCCTCAGTTATCTGGACGAGTTTTCCGAACTGCATGGTAAAGATGTGCCGGTGCGTGAAGCGTTGGCGGGGCAGGTTCCCAGCGCTGGCGTGGGCACCTGTTTTAGCCGTCGAGCGGTACTGGCGCTGTTAGCCGATGGCGACGGTATTGCGTTTGACGTGCAAAGCCTGACGGAAGACTACGATATTGGCTTCCGCCTGCGTCAAAAAGGGATGGAAGAGATCTTCTGCCGCTTCCCGGTGGTTGACGAAAACGAAACTGTGTCCAGACCTTTTGGTCAACGAGCGCGTACCGCCAATGTTATCTGCGTGCGTGAATATTTCCCCGACACCTTTGCTACCGCTGTCCGGCAAAAATCCCGCTGGATCATCGGCATTGTCTTCCAGGGATTCAAAACGCATCGCTGGAGCCCAAGCCCGATTCTGAACTACTTCCTGTGGCGCGACCGCAAAGGGGCGATTGCTAATTTCCTGAGTTTTGCCGCCATGCTGGTGATGCTGCAACTGGTTGCCATCATGATCTATCAGCACACCGTGGAGGGTGCCTGGCAATTCCTGTCGATTTTTGTTGGCGAATCCTGGTTGAAAATACTGCTGGGGATTAACTTCCTGCTGATGGCCAACCGCATCATTCAACGCATGATTTTCGTCACCGGCTACTATGGCCTCTTGCAGGGGCTGCTGGTTATCCCGCGTCTGTTCTGGGGCAACCTGATTAACTTTGTGGCGAACTGGCGTGCGATTAAACAGGTTATCCAGCACGGCGACCCGCGCCGCGTGGCGTGGGACAAAACCACGCACGATTTCCCCACCGTTAGCGATCGGCGTTCTACCCAGCCGCTAGGCTATATCCTGGTCGATTCAGGCGTAATGACTCAGGCACAACTTGAGGATGCGCTGCAAAACCGTATTCCCGGCCTGAAACTGGGTGGCAGCCTGGTGCAGCTTGGCTATATCACCGCGCATCAGCTTGCTGTTGCGCTGGCAAAACAGGCTGAAGTGCCGATGGAAACGTTCGACCCGCTGGCGCTGAACCCTGAACTGTTAAAAAGTATTCCCCTAAAAGTCGCGCAACATCATGCGGTGCTGCCGCTGCGCCTTGAAGGCGAAACATTGGTTCTGGCCTGCGAAAACACAATCGATCCCGTTTCGCTCGCCGCTCTTGGCCGCAAAATTGGCCGTAACATTCGCTATGTGATTGTGCCCCGAGGCCTTGTCGTCATTGGCCTGCGCTACTGGTATGGCAATGAACAGACGACCCAGGAAAAACATCTCTTAGACTGCGCGGTGAAAGAAAATCTACTCACCCAGGCAAAAGCCGATGAGATTTGGGAAAAATATGTCTCCGGCCAACTTCTGTTTGCGGAAGTGCTAACCAACGAATCGCACTTAAACGAAGCCGTATTGCGCGCTGTGTTGTTGCGCTATGAACGTAGCGATTTGATGTTTGGTGAGTTTCTGGTGCAGGAGGGCGTGGTGAGCCAACATGTCGTTAACCACGCCCTGGAACAGCAGAAAAAACTGCAACCGTCGTTAAGCGGCCTGTTACAGAAAGCCGGTATCAGCCGTCTGCAACAGTCACGTCTGGCTGGGGAAGTGTTATGAACAATCCTGTAACCCCGCTTGCGGCACTGATTTGCAGTGTGCTGCTTGCGATGCCTGCGCTGGCCGCCGACGAGGGGTCAAAACAAGATCTCGGCCTTAGCGATTACCGCTACTTCAAGGTCTATCCCCATATCGAGCGGGCGCATTCCGCCTTGCAAGCCAACGACGAAATGCGAGCGCTGAGCAGTTTTGAACACGCCCATGAAATGGCCCCTGAAAGCCTGCGTCTGACATTATGGCTGGCGGAGGCTTACCGCCATTTTGGGCATGATAAAAAAGCCCGGGTTTTACTGGAAAGCGAGCTGAACAAAAGGCCGCAAAATGCACAGTTACAGCGAGCGCTAAAAGCCATTCCCGTTGCCGCGCCGCAAATAAAAACGCGGGAGCAATTGTTAGCCTTCCAGAAGAAATGTGATGTCGAGCCAGGCACTCGCTGTCGCAGCGAAGTGGGCAATTATGCCATTACACTTAACGAGTTAGACATTGCTCGCGCGCAGCTTTCAGATGCAGCGTTCCGTCATTCCATTGAGGGGCAACAACTGGCGGATAACTACACCCAGCGGGCGATTTTTCTGAAACAGTGGGCCGCTGCAGACCAGGGTTTTGCACTCTTAGATGGCGAAGCCACGCTGACTAACGCCCAGTATCAACAATGGTTTGCCATCTTAATACACACGCAGCGCGACGGGCGGATTTTAGATTTGCAAAGCCAGGGCGTAATGAATACCCCAGGCATGCAGCTTGCCTACGCGCAATCGCTGGCAGAGCGTAAGGCGCTCACCGCGTTGCGTCGCTATCTCGCCAGCCATAAACCCGTCTTCGAGACCGCTTCGGAAGAGCGAAACTGGTTACGGCTTCTCGCGACCTACAGCCAGCAACCGGGCCAAAGTGTGGCTAACTGGTCGCTTAATTATCCGGAAAACAAACAGTATTTATTATCGACCTTAGTACCCATCCGGATTCAAAAAAGGGACTGGCAGGGGGCGGATGCGCTGCTGAACACTTTCCCCGAAACCCAGGCGCTCGACCAGCGGCTGGCGTTAAGTTTTGCACGTAACGATACCCAATCCAGCATGCGGCTGCTTCATCAAATCAGCCAGACGCGCAGTTTGTCAGCGAATGAGCTGGAAACCGTGAGCTATCAGTTGGTTTCCATGGGGCAAGGGAAAAGGGCGACGGAGCTCCTGTTACGGTACTGGCCGTTTAATCAGGCCGGGCAACAACAATATTCGCTGAGCCAGCGGTTATATGAGCAACTCACAGCCCACCCCGAATGGCTGACTGGCGAAAGTCAATCTCGCCTGGCAAAACCGTTACCCACAGCTACCCAGCGGATGGCGCAGGCACGACTGTTCCAGGGAGCAGAAAACTGCGCTGTGGTGCGTGATTTGTTGGGTGATTTCTCCGCGCAATACGACGCCGAAAGCTGGTCGCACCTGGCGCAATGTTATGCGGCTCAACCGGGGCTTGCGCTTTATGCCGCGCAACAGGCCGCGGCGCGCGATTCTTCCGCTTTTTATCAGCGCCAGGTCGCTTATCTGGCCTATGCCGCAGAAGATTATGCGCTTGCCCAGGCGAACGGATTAACAATGCCCGCAGTTGAAAAAGTGGGCACTCCGGACAATGCCGCGCGTGGGTTTGCCCTGCTAGCACAAAAGCGTTACCGGGAATCCCGTGATGCGCTGGAAAAAGCGCGAAAAACCTACCCGGATTCGCCTGAAATTTTGCGTCAACTGGTGTATCTCAATGAGCGCCTGGATGATAAGCCGCGCACCCAACTCTACAGCGAACGTGTGGTGGACGACATCGACAACACCGTAACGCCAAAGCAGGGATTAACCGATAAACAGCGGGAGGATCGTTTCGAATTTCGTCGGATCCATGAGGAAAGCGCGCGCCGTTGGACATTCACTTTCGACAGCGCCCTCGGCCTTACAAAAGAGTCGATCAATAGCGCGAACACCAGCGGGCCTAATGACAAAGGCAACCGTAGCTATGGCCAGGCCGAGGCCGAATATCGCATTGGTCGCAACGAAATTCTCGACGGTGATTTGCTTTCCGTTTACGGTCGCGTGTTTGCGGGCAGCGACGGGCACAGCAATATCGCACCGATTTATCAGCCGATGTCAGGTCTGGGCGTGCGCTGGAAACCGCTGCGCGATCGGACGATTTTCTTTGCGGCAGAACAGCAGTTCCCGCTCGATCGCCAAAAATCTGATGCAGACATGATGCTACGCGCCAGCGCCTCCTTCTTTAATGACGGGAAATACAGCGATGAATGGCATCCCATCGGCAAAGGCTGGTTTGCACAAAATCTCTATCTGGATGCGGCGCATTACGTAAAAGCGGATTACCAACTCTACACCGCTGACTACCGAGTAAGCTGGCACCAAAAAGTGAGCGACCGGCAGACTATCGAGCCCTACATCCATGCCCAGTTCAACAGTTCGACAAATTACCCGGTTTATGGCGAAGGGGAGAAATTCCGTATCTATCGCGACAGCACCATGCAAGGTGTCGGCGTGCGCGTTAACCACTGGTACGGCGAAACGCATTATGATGCCTGGCCGCACAAAGTAAGCGTAGGGCTTGAATATCAACATGTTTCTGGTGGCCATCACCGCGAAACGAGTGCCAAAAACAGTCTTTTCCTGACCATAGGAGCACGCTGGTAACAATGAAAATCCTTTTAACAACACTGCTCCTGGTGACGCCTTTCGCCCATGCCATAAATGCGGTGATGTATCAGCCGCAATTGCGTGACACTTCTGTTTCTGACGCACGATGGCAGAGCGTGCTGGACAAACTTAAAGGGCAGGGAATTGACACTCTGGTGTTGCAGTGGAGTCGCTACGACGATGCCTTTCGGGAAGGGGGATCCCGGGCCTGGCTTGAACGCAAAGCACAGCTAACCAACGCAAGCGGCCTGAAGCTGGTGATTGGCCTTGCGGCCGACGGGCAGTTTTTCCAACAACAAAAGCAGCCAATACCGGCGCTGGAAAATTATCTCAATCATCTGCGGGCTGACGATGTTTCCATCGCAAAACGTTGGGTCGATGTCCTGGGGGAGAACGCGATAGCCGGATGGTATATCAGCAGTGAACTTGATGACCGACGCTGGCGCGACCCGCACATGCAGCAGGTGGCTGAAAACTACCTCACTAAAATGCGTTTATCGCTGGTGGCCGTGGCGGATAAACCCGTTGCGGTCAGTAGTTTCTTTGCCGGAAATATGACGCCTGATTCCTATCAAAAATGGGTGACAACCCTTAGCCATACTGGCGTCAAGGTGTGGATTCAGGACGGGGCGGGAACTCAGGTGTTAACGGATGCTGAGCGGGCGTTATATCTGCAAGCCCCGTCAGCCGGGAAAGTTATTGAACTCTTCCGCCAGGATAAACAGGCTACAACCTTCAAAGCGCTACCTGCACCTGTGGCGTATCAGGAAAAATGGCTGTCGACACCTGTCCCGCAAGGGCAGGACAGAGTCTACTTCTCGTTGCGCTATATGAGTGCGGCCAGCGGCGTGCTGGCCATGTGATCAGGACTTAAAGCCGGCGGCGGTCATCAGGAGCCGAAACCCCATTCCCACGGCGGTCAGTGCCAACACACTGCCGCCCCACAGCGCAACCATCCATAACAAACGAATACCGGTCTGTTTCATCAGTGATACCCCTCGCCATGCTGTACTTTTCCGCGGAAAACGTAATAACTCCAGAAGGTGTAAACCAAAATGATCGGAATAATAAACAGCGCGCCCACCAGCATGAAACCCTGGCTTTGCGGCGGTGCTGCGGCCTGCCAAAGCGTAATTGACGGCGGAATCAGATAAGGCCAGATGCTGATACCCAGCCCGCTAAAGCCCAGGAAAACCAGGCCCAGGGTGAGCAAAAACGGCGTGCTGTGCCAGGTAGTTTGCGAACCGACTGCTTTCCACAACCAGATGCTGCACACCACGACTAGCAGCGGAACCGGCAGCAGGAAGTAGAGATTCGGCAGGCTAAACCAGCGGCTGGCAATTTGTGGATGCGCCAGCGGCGTCCAGATGCTGATCACCGCGAGCACTGCCAACAAAACCAGCAATAAAGGCTTCACGACGTTGCGCATGGTTTTCAGCAGCGGATCTTCGCTTTTCATTACCAGCCAACTCGCACCAAGCATTGCGTAAGCGACGACCAGACCGAAACCGCAGAACAGATTAAACGGGGAAATCCAGTCCAACTGTGTGCCGCTAAAGGTGCGGCCTGTGACCGGGAAGCCTTCGATCACCGCACCTACCACCACACCCTGGCAAAATGTCGCCACAATAGATCCGCCGATAAACGCTTTATCCCAGAATGGGCGGTGCGCAGGCGTGGCTTTGAAACGAAATTCAAAGGCGACGCCGCGGAAAATTAACCCGATTAACATCAGCGACAGCGGAATCGTTAACGCATCGACAATCACCGCATAGGCCAGCGGAAACGCGCCAAACAGTGCCGCACCTCCCAATACCAACCAGGTTTCGTTGCCATCCCACACCGGGGCAACGCTATTGACCATTACATCGCGATCTTCCGCCCCTCGCACAAACGGGAACAGAATCCCGATGCCGAGATCAAAACCGTCCATCACGATGTACATCAGGGTGGCGAACACAATAATCACAAACCAGATAACCGACAGATCGATGCCCATTAGCGTAATTCCTCTAACGATTCTGTTGCCGCTGAAAGCGGGCGAGAAGGCGTGCCGTGGGAAGGCGGCGGGTCGTCATTAAACGGTTGCGGCCCTTTCTTAATCTGGCGAATCATATAGCTATAGCCCACGCCAAATACCGACATATACACCACAAAGAAGGTCAGCAGGCTGATGCTCATCTGCAAATCCCCGTGCGCCGAAACGGCATCTTTGGTGCGCAGCAAGCCGTACACCACCCAGGGCTGACGGCCCACTTCGGTAGTTATCCAACCCGCGAGGATCGCGATAAGCCCGGACGGCCCCATCCACAACATAAAGTGCAGGAACGGGCGGCTCTCATATAAACGGTGGCGATAGCGCAGCCACAAGCTCAACGCGCCAGCCAGAATCATCAGCATGCCTAGCCCCGCCATAATGCGGAATGACCAGAACACCATCGTTGAATTGGGGCGATCCTCTTTCGGGAACTCTTTTAGCGCTGGGACTTGTTTATCCAGGCTGTGGGTAAGGATCAGGCTGCCGAGCGCCGGGATTTCAAGACCAAAACGCGTGCGTTCCTGTTCCATATCCGGCCAGCCAAACAGCAGCAGCGGCGTAGGCTCGCCCGGCACGTTCTCCCAGTGTCCCTCAATGGCAGCAATTTTTGCCGGTTGATGTTTCAGCGTATTCAAGCCGTGCATATCACCAATCAACGCCTGAAGCGGGGCGACAATTAACGCCATCCAGAGAGCCATCGAAAACATCGTTTTGACCGCTGGCGTTTTGTTGCCGCGCAACAGATGCCAGGCCGCCGAGGCACCCACAAAAAAAGCGCTGCTCAGGAAGGCGGCCACCGACATATGCAGCAGGCGGTAAGGGAACGATGGGTTAAACACCACAGCAAACCAATCTACCGGTACGACCTGGCCGTTGTGAATTTCAAACCCCTGCGGCGTTTGCATCCAACTGTTGGACGCCAGAATCCAGAAGGTTGAGATAATGGTACCCAGCGCCACCATACAGGTCGCAAAGAAGTGCAGCCCTGGCCCGACGCGTTTCCAGCCAAAAAGCATCACGCCCAGGAACCCGGCTTCGAGGAAAAATGCCGTCAGCACTTCATACGTCAGCAACGGCCCGGTAATACTGCCCGCGAACTGAGAGAAACCGCTCCAGTTAGTCCCGAACTGATAAGCCATCACCAGCCCGGACACGACACCCATGCCGAAGTTAACCGCGAAAATCTTCGACCAGAAATCGTAAAGCGAACGATAAACCGGATTCTTAGATTTCAGCCATAACCCTTCAAGCACCGCCAGGTAACTGGCAAGCCCGATGGTGATAGCGGGGAAAATAATGTGGAAGGAGACAGTAAACGCAAACTGAATCCTTGCCAGATGAAACGCATCTAAACCGAACATGCAGGACTCCGCATAATAATTTTTTCGATTCGATTGTAAGCCGCGTCACATCTGGCTTGTAGAAACAGACTGCTGCCATAAAGCTATAACAGTTTGGTTTGTTTCTGGAGGGCCACCCTAAAATTGTTCGTAAATCAGACAGGAATAAACGGCTATCTCCTGTAAAGACAGTAAGTTTTTCCGCATGAGCCAATTATTGACAGTCGCTAAATTTTAAGGAATTTATGAATGCTGTTACTTACAAAGGAGAAAACCATGGCAACAAAGAATATTTCCAACGTAATGGTTTGCCGTTGCGTCGCACAAATGCATGAGTTTGGTATTAAATCGGGCTACCGTTTTCAAAATGTGGTTGAGCAATTAGCAGAGGAAACTGGCGAGCCCAGGAAAGTCTGTGAGGCAGCAGTGAACCGGGCCATTGATGCGGGCCTGGTTGAATGGGGGATTCATAGCTCATTAGGATGGTTAACCAATGAGGGGATTGAGCACCTGAAAACAAGTGAATGATGCTGATTCCGAACTGACGGCTTGCGATGAACCTTTTTATTATTAAGTTTGATGAACAACCTTAATGCGGCTTCAGTAAAACAGAATTATTTACAGGGTAAAAAATAAACCCGGAGCTAACCGGGTTTTAATAACTCTTAACGAGGGTAACTGGCAGAAAATGAACGTGGAGGAGGCTTTAAATTCGGACAAAAGCACCATATACCTATAACAGTTTTGAAGTTGATTGTAGTTTTACTAAACTGATATAAATTGCGATGCAGCCGACAGATGAAAAAATACCAGCAACTTGCGCAGCAAATTATCGACCAGATTGCCCTCGGGGCCTGGCTCCCGGGGGATAAATTACCGTCGCTACGTGAGCAAGTGACGTTAAGCCGTATGAGTTTTATGACCGTCAGCCATGCCTACCAGACCCTTGAAAGTCAGGGGGTGATTGTCGCCAGGCCGCA
This genomic window from Buttiauxella gaviniae contains:
- a CDS encoding metal/formaldehyde-sensitive transcriptional repressor, translating into MPHSPEDKKRILTRVRRIRGQTEAIERALENGDPCIAILQQIAAVRGAANGLMAEMMEIHLKDELVAGETSENQRAVRMAEVGHLIRSYLK
- a CDS encoding S-(hydroxymethyl)glutathione dehydrogenase/class III alcohol dehydrogenase, encoding MKSRAAVAFGPGKPLEIVEIDVAPPKKGEVLVKITHTGVCHTDAFTLSGDDPEGVFPAVLGHEGGGVVVEVGEGVTSLKPGDHVIPLYTAECGECKFCKSGKTNLCQAVRATQGKGLMPDGTTRFSYNGEPIYHYMGTSTFSEYTVVAEISLAKVNPQAPLDKVCLLGCGVTTGIGAVHNTAKVKEGDTVAVFGLGGIGLAVIQGAVQAKAGRILAIDTNPEKFKLATEMGATDCINPKDHEKPIQDVIVELTDGGVDFSFECIGNVNVMRSALECCHKGWGESVIIGVAGAGQEIKTRPFQLVTGRVWRGSAFGGVKGRTQLPGMVEDAMVGKINLDPFITHRLPLEQINEAFDLMHEGKSIRTVIHFGDK
- a CDS encoding DUF2554 family protein, whose protein sequence is MVKQLRSKLGVILLLIGAALFSGQTTAQTHGHDYLIVKSADMLLRHQADSDELRQSAEDSAADFREHHYYVKERRPGTYQL
- a CDS encoding SMR family transporter; the protein is MTYIWLIVAIVAEVIATTSLKLSEGFSRLWPSVTTILFYGVAFYCLSITMRTIPTGIIYAIWSGAGIVLIGAVGWIFLGQKLDWPAIAGMALIILGVLVINLFSKSVAH
- the nfrB gene encoding cyclic di-3',5'-guanylate-activated glycosyltransferase NfrB, giving the protein MDLFVDYFSTWLYGLKVIAIALAILMLISGIDDLFIDIAYWTRRLWRSVTVYRTHDYLDYKALYEPQEKALAIMVPAWNETGVIGNMARLAASSLDYENYHIFVGTYPNDPDTQRDVDEVCARFPNVHKVVCARPGPTSKADCLNNILDAILQFEHSARFNFSGFILHDAEDVISPLELRLFNYLVDRKDLIQIPVYPFERSWTHFTSLSYLDEFSELHGKDVPVREALAGQVPSAGVGTCFSRRAVLALLADGDGIAFDVQSLTEDYDIGFRLRQKGMEEIFCRFPVVDENETVSRPFGQRARTANVICVREYFPDTFATAVRQKSRWIIGIVFQGFKTHRWSPSPILNYFLWRDRKGAIANFLSFAAMLVMLQLVAIMIYQHTVEGAWQFLSIFVGESWLKILLGINFLLMANRIIQRMIFVTGYYGLLQGLLVIPRLFWGNLINFVANWRAIKQVIQHGDPRRVAWDKTTHDFPTVSDRRSTQPLGYILVDSGVMTQAQLEDALQNRIPGLKLGGSLVQLGYITAHQLAVALAKQAEVPMETFDPLALNPELLKSIPLKVAQHHAVLPLRLEGETLVLACENTIDPVSLAALGRKIGRNIRYVIVPRGLVVIGLRYWYGNEQTTQEKHLLDCAVKENLLTQAKADEIWEKYVSGQLLFAEVLTNESHLNEAVLRAVLLRYERSDLMFGEFLVQEGVVSQHVVNHALEQQKKLQPSLSGLLQKAGISRLQQSRLAGEVL
- a CDS encoding NfrA family protein; the encoded protein is MNNPVTPLAALICSVLLAMPALAADEGSKQDLGLSDYRYFKVYPHIERAHSALQANDEMRALSSFEHAHEMAPESLRLTLWLAEAYRHFGHDKKARVLLESELNKRPQNAQLQRALKAIPVAAPQIKTREQLLAFQKKCDVEPGTRCRSEVGNYAITLNELDIARAQLSDAAFRHSIEGQQLADNYTQRAIFLKQWAAADQGFALLDGEATLTNAQYQQWFAILIHTQRDGRILDLQSQGVMNTPGMQLAYAQSLAERKALTALRRYLASHKPVFETASEERNWLRLLATYSQQPGQSVANWSLNYPENKQYLLSTLVPIRIQKRDWQGADALLNTFPETQALDQRLALSFARNDTQSSMRLLHQISQTRSLSANELETVSYQLVSMGQGKRATELLLRYWPFNQAGQQQYSLSQRLYEQLTAHPEWLTGESQSRLAKPLPTATQRMAQARLFQGAENCAVVRDLLGDFSAQYDAESWSHLAQCYAAQPGLALYAAQQAAARDSSAFYQRQVAYLAYAAEDYALAQANGLTMPAVEKVGTPDNAARGFALLAQKRYRESRDALEKARKTYPDSPEILRQLVYLNERLDDKPRTQLYSERVVDDIDNTVTPKQGLTDKQREDRFEFRRIHEESARRWTFTFDSALGLTKESINSANTSGPNDKGNRSYGQAEAEYRIGRNEILDGDLLSVYGRVFAGSDGHSNIAPIYQPMSGLGVRWKPLRDRTIFFAAEQQFPLDRQKSDADMMLRASASFFNDGKYSDEWHPIGKGWFAQNLYLDAAHYVKADYQLYTADYRVSWHQKVSDRQTIEPYIHAQFNSSTNYPVYGEGEKFRIYRDSTMQGVGVRVNHWYGETHYDAWPHKVSVGLEYQHVSGGHHRETSAKNSLFLTIGARW
- a CDS encoding DUF4434 domain-containing protein translates to MKILLTTLLLVTPFAHAINAVMYQPQLRDTSVSDARWQSVLDKLKGQGIDTLVLQWSRYDDAFREGGSRAWLERKAQLTNASGLKLVIGLAADGQFFQQQKQPIPALENYLNHLRADDVSIAKRWVDVLGENAIAGWYISSELDDRRWRDPHMQQVAENYLTKMRLSLVAVADKPVAVSSFFAGNMTPDSYQKWVTTLSHTGVKVWIQDGAGTQVLTDAERALYLQAPSAGKVIELFRQDKQATTFKALPAPVAYQEKWLSTPVPQGQDRVYFSLRYMSAASGVLAM
- a CDS encoding DUF2474 domain-containing protein; translated protein: MKQTGIRLLWMVALWGGSVLALTAVGMGFRLLMTAAGFKS
- the cydB gene encoding cytochrome d ubiquinol oxidase subunit II, whose amino-acid sequence is MGIDLSVIWFVIIVFATLMYIVMDGFDLGIGILFPFVRGAEDRDVMVNSVAPVWDGNETWLVLGGAALFGAFPLAYAVIVDALTIPLSLMLIGLIFRGVAFEFRFKATPAHRPFWDKAFIGGSIVATFCQGVVVGAVIEGFPVTGRTFSGTQLDWISPFNLFCGFGLVVAYAMLGASWLVMKSEDPLLKTMRNVVKPLLLVLLAVLAVISIWTPLAHPQIASRWFSLPNLYFLLPVPLLVVVCSIWLWKAVGSQTTWHSTPFLLTLGLVFLGFSGLGISIWPYLIPPSITLWQAAAPPQSQGFMLVGALFIIPIILVYTFWSYYVFRGKVQHGEGYH